The following are encoded in a window of Bradyrhizobium sp. WBOS07 genomic DNA:
- a CDS encoding Bug family tripartite tricarboxylate transporter substrate binding protein: MKPLVLNVAVAAIAMSCASSTASRAAWEPVRPVEFIVPAGTGGGADQMARTIQGIVTKHNLMKQPLVVINKAGGAGGEGFLDVKTSANNPHKIIITLSNLFTTPLATGIPFNWKDLTPVAMLALDEFVLWVNAEKPYNSVKDYVDAVKKASPGSIKMGGTGSKQEDQIITVGIEKAIGSKFTYIPYKGGGEVAVQLVGNHLDSTVNNPIEAVAQWRGGKLRPLCVFDAQPMTYDEPIADGKAWKDIPTCKSQGLAMEYLMLRGVFMAPKATKDQVEYYVELFKKVRATPEWQEFMKSGAFNTTFLAGADYAKWVEAEEKRHETLMKEAGFLANAN, translated from the coding sequence ATGAAGCCACTCGTTCTGAATGTCGCTGTGGCGGCAATCGCGATGTCATGCGCCAGCAGCACGGCAAGCCGTGCAGCCTGGGAGCCGGTCCGCCCGGTCGAGTTCATCGTGCCCGCGGGCACCGGCGGCGGCGCCGATCAGATGGCGCGCACCATCCAGGGCATCGTCACCAAGCACAATCTGATGAAGCAGCCGCTGGTCGTCATCAACAAGGCTGGCGGCGCGGGCGGCGAAGGCTTCCTCGACGTGAAGACGTCGGCGAACAATCCGCACAAGATCATCATCACGCTGTCGAACCTGTTCACCACGCCGCTGGCGACGGGAATTCCTTTCAACTGGAAAGACTTGACGCCGGTGGCGATGCTGGCGCTCGACGAGTTCGTGCTCTGGGTGAATGCCGAGAAGCCGTACAACAGCGTCAAGGACTACGTCGATGCCGTGAAGAAGGCCTCGCCTGGCTCGATCAAGATGGGCGGCACCGGCTCGAAGCAAGAAGACCAGATCATCACGGTCGGCATCGAGAAGGCGATCGGCTCGAAGTTCACCTACATCCCTTACAAGGGCGGCGGCGAGGTCGCGGTGCAGCTCGTCGGCAATCACCTCGACTCGACCGTGAACAATCCGATCGAGGCGGTCGCGCAATGGCGCGGCGGCAAGCTGCGTCCGCTCTGCGTCTTCGACGCCCAGCCGATGACCTATGACGAGCCGATCGCCGACGGCAAGGCCTGGAAGGATATTCCGACCTGCAAGTCGCAGGGTCTCGCGATGGAATATCTCATGCTGCGCGGCGTGTTCATGGCGCCCAAGGCCACGAAGGACCAGGTCGAATATTACGTCGAGCTGTTCAAGAAGGTCCGCGCCACGCCGGAATGGCAGGAGTTCATGAAGAGCGGCGCCTTCAACACGACCTTCCTGGCGGGCGCCGACTACGCC
- a CDS encoding Hsp70 family protein codes for MSSASPAVSIGIDFGTSNTVVALAADDRRVEAIRFDHGGQRHSVYVSALCFWEDRPGAGAQAEGGPWAIKTFLEGRHVYRFLQSFKTFAASSSFTTTQVFRQRFKFEDILAAFLRTLARHGGEKFGFETSTITVGRPVRFAGGNPDEALAMERYRAAFERLGAGHARYVYEPVGAAFSFARRLERDATVLVADFGGGTSDFSVMRFSRKGGVLRAEPLGHAGIGIAGDTFDYRIVDHVVSPRLGKGSSFRSFDKVLPIPSGHYTNLARWHQLAMMKSNGDLRELRELQRTALKPELLEDFITIVDLDLGFALYRAVSDAKVALSAQDEVDFRFKGGGVDIGAAITRKNFESWIADDIARLGATVDKVLAEAGIAAREIERVFLTGGSSFVPAVRKLFAERFGNERLMSGDQFESIAYGLALIGHSPDPDRWTAGGGLAAKA; via the coding sequence ATGTCGAGCGCCTCACCCGCCGTCTCGATCGGCATCGATTTTGGAACCAGCAATACGGTCGTCGCGCTTGCGGCGGACGATCGCCGGGTCGAGGCCATCCGGTTCGACCACGGCGGACAGCGCCACAGCGTCTACGTGTCGGCGCTGTGCTTCTGGGAGGACCGGCCCGGCGCCGGCGCACAGGCCGAGGGCGGCCCGTGGGCGATCAAGACATTCCTCGAAGGCCGTCACGTCTACCGCTTCCTGCAGTCGTTCAAGACCTTTGCGGCGAGCAGCAGCTTCACCACCACGCAGGTGTTTCGGCAGCGCTTCAAGTTCGAGGACATCCTGGCGGCGTTCCTGCGGACATTGGCGCGCCACGGCGGCGAGAAGTTCGGCTTCGAGACCTCGACCATCACGGTCGGCCGCCCGGTGCGCTTTGCCGGCGGCAATCCCGACGAGGCGCTGGCGATGGAGCGCTACCGCGCCGCGTTCGAGCGCCTGGGCGCCGGCCATGCCCGCTATGTCTACGAGCCCGTGGGCGCGGCGTTCTCGTTTGCCCGCAGGCTGGAGCGCGATGCCACCGTGCTGGTTGCGGATTTCGGCGGCGGCACCAGCGATTTCTCCGTAATGCGCTTCTCGCGCAAAGGCGGTGTCCTTCGTGCCGAGCCGCTCGGCCATGCCGGCATCGGGATCGCCGGCGACACGTTCGATTATAGGATCGTCGACCACGTGGTCTCGCCGCGGCTCGGCAAAGGCTCCAGCTTCCGCTCCTTCGACAAGGTGCTGCCGATCCCGAGCGGCCACTACACCAATCTGGCGCGCTGGCATCAGTTGGCGATGATGAAGAGCAACGGCGATCTGCGCGAGCTCCGGGAGCTCCAGCGCACCGCGCTCAAGCCTGAGCTACTCGAGGACTTCATCACCATCGTCGATCTCGACCTCGGCTTTGCGCTGTACCGCGCGGTGTCCGACGCCAAGGTCGCGCTGTCGGCGCAGGACGAGGTCGACTTCCGTTTCAAAGGCGGCGGCGTCGACATCGGCGCGGCCATCACGCGGAAGAATTTCGAATCCTGGATTGCCGACGACATCGCCCGGTTAGGTGCCACCGTCGACAAGGTGCTGGCCGAAGCCGGCATCGCCGCGCGCGAGATCGAGAGGGTCTTCCTGACCGGCGGCAGCTCGTTCGTGCCGGCCGTGCGAAAGCTGTTCGCCGAACGCTTCGGCAACGAGCGGCTGATGTCGGGCGACCAGTTCGAGTCGATCGCCTACGGGCTTGCGCTGATCGGGCACAGTCCGGATCCGGATCGCTGGACCGCAGGCGGCGGGTTGGCCGCGAAGGCATAG
- a CDS encoding cytochrome c produces the protein MIIAGLAAGFAASAHAEDVDIGKAEFQSSCASCHGPQAKGNGPVSGQLKTPPSDLTMLAKNNNGVFPTNAVYETIYGSKSVPAHGTREMPIWGERFNPIVNLPHAVDPYYWQKAGPQQNPEVVVRTRILAVIDYLNRIQQK, from the coding sequence TTGATCATTGCCGGTCTTGCCGCCGGTTTCGCCGCCTCCGCTCACGCCGAAGACGTCGACATTGGCAAGGCCGAATTCCAGTCTTCGTGCGCGAGTTGTCACGGCCCTCAGGCAAAGGGCAACGGACCGGTCAGCGGCCAGCTCAAGACCCCGCCGTCCGACCTCACCATGCTGGCCAAGAACAACAACGGGGTGTTTCCCACCAACGCCGTCTACGAAACCATCTATGGGTCGAAATCGGTCCCCGCGCACGGCACGCGTGAAATGCCGATCTGGGGCGAGCGGTTCAACCCGATCGTTAACCTGCCTCACGCCGTCGATCCCTATTATTGGCAAAAGGCCGGGCCGCAGCAAAACCCGGAGGTCGTGGTGCGGACTCGCATTCTCGCGGTGATCGACTACCTGAACCGAATTCAGCAGAAATAG
- a CDS encoding SRPBCC family protein, giving the protein MPSTVRLHRVLAASPQKVYRAFLEADAMAKWLPPNGFTCTVHHFEPQVGGTFKMSFRNFTTGNSHSFGGEYVELVPGERLRYTDRFDDPNLPGEIQVTVNLKKVSVGTEIEITQAGIPDVIPPEACYLGWQESLRNLAKLVEPEINQ; this is encoded by the coding sequence ATGCCCAGCACTGTCCGCCTGCACCGCGTTCTCGCCGCCAGCCCCCAGAAGGTCTATCGCGCCTTCCTGGAGGCGGATGCGATGGCGAAATGGCTTCCGCCGAACGGCTTCACGTGCACCGTGCATCATTTCGAGCCGCAGGTCGGCGGCACGTTCAAGATGTCGTTCCGGAATTTCACCACGGGCAACAGCCATTCGTTCGGCGGCGAATATGTCGAGCTCGTCCCCGGCGAACGCCTGCGCTACACCGACAGGTTCGACGACCCCAACCTGCCCGGCGAAATTCAGGTGACCGTGAACCTGAAGAAGGTCTCGGTCGGCACCGAGATCGAGATCACGCAGGCCGGCATTCCCGACGTCATTCCGCCGGAGGCTTGCTATCTCGGCTGGCAGGAATCGCTGCGCAATCTGGCGAAGCTGGTCGAGCCGGAGATCAATCAATAG
- the frc gene encoding formyl-CoA transferase, whose product MTKALEGVRILDFTHVQSGPTCTQLLAWFGADVIKVERPGVGDITRGQLQDIPNVDSLYFTMLNHNKRSITLDTKNPKGKEVLTELIKKCDVLVENFGPGVLDRMGFPWEKIQAINPKMIVASIKGFGPGPYEDCKVYENVAQCTGGAASTTGFRDGLPLVTGAQIGDSGTGLHLALGIVTALYQRTNTGKGQRVTAAMQDGVLNLCRVKLRDQQRLAHGPLKEYSQFGEGVPFGDAVPRAGNDSGGGQPGRILKCKGWETDPNAYIYFITQAPVWEKICDVIGEPTWKTDPNYAKPAARLPRLNEIFARIEQWTMTKTKFEAMEILNKDDIPCGPILSMREIAEDQSLRATGTVVEVDHPTRGKYISVGNPIKLSDSPSNVQRSPLLGEHTDEVLRSVLGFSDHQVAEIHKSGALDPPQKQAAE is encoded by the coding sequence ATGACCAAAGCGCTTGAGGGCGTTCGCATTCTCGACTTCACCCACGTCCAGTCCGGACCGACCTGCACGCAGCTGCTGGCATGGTTCGGCGCCGACGTGATCAAGGTGGAACGTCCGGGCGTGGGTGACATCACCCGCGGCCAGCTGCAGGACATCCCGAACGTGGACAGCCTGTATTTCACCATGCTCAACCACAACAAGCGTTCGATCACGCTCGACACCAAGAACCCCAAGGGCAAGGAAGTCCTCACCGAGCTGATCAAGAAGTGCGACGTGCTGGTGGAGAATTTCGGCCCCGGCGTGCTCGACCGCATGGGCTTCCCCTGGGAGAAGATTCAGGCGATCAACCCGAAGATGATCGTCGCCTCGATCAAGGGTTTTGGCCCCGGTCCGTACGAAGACTGCAAGGTCTACGAGAACGTCGCGCAGTGCACCGGCGGCGCCGCCTCGACCACCGGCTTCCGCGACGGCCTGCCGCTCGTGACCGGCGCGCAGATCGGCGATAGCGGCACCGGCCTCCACCTGGCGCTCGGCATCGTCACCGCGCTCTATCAGCGCACCAACACCGGCAAGGGCCAGCGCGTCACCGCCGCGATGCAGGACGGCGTGCTCAACCTCTGCCGCGTCAAGCTGCGCGACCAGCAGCGCCTCGCCCACGGCCCGCTCAAGGAATACAGCCAGTTCGGCGAAGGCGTGCCGTTCGGCGACGCCGTGCCGCGCGCCGGCAACGATTCCGGCGGCGGCCAGCCCGGCCGCATCCTGAAGTGCAAGGGCTGGGAGACCGATCCCAACGCCTACATCTACTTCATCACCCAGGCCCCGGTCTGGGAGAAGATCTGCGACGTGATCGGCGAGCCCACCTGGAAAACCGATCCGAACTACGCCAAGCCGGCCGCCCGTCTGCCGCGCCTCAACGAGATCTTCGCCCGCATCGAGCAGTGGACGATGACCAAGACCAAGTTCGAGGCGATGGAGATCCTCAACAAGGACGACATCCCCTGCGGCCCGATCCTGTCGATGAGGGAGATCGCGGAAGACCAGTCGCTGCGCGCGACCGGCACCGTGGTCGAGGTCGACCACCCCACCCGCGGCAAGTACATCTCGGTCGGCAACCCGATCAAGCTGTCGGACAGCCCGAGCAACGTGCAGCGCTCCCCGCTGCTCGGCGAGCACACCGACGAGGTCCTGCGCTCGGTGCTCGGCTTCTCCGATCACCAGGTCGCCGAGATCCACAAGTCCGGCGCGCTCGACCCGCCGCAGAAGCAGGCCGCGGAGTAA